The Chamaesiphon minutus PCC 6605 DNA window TACTCCCTACTCCCTACTCCCTACTCCCTACCTATCCCGCCACACAATTGTGAAACAAGCCACAATCCATCAGTTACATGTGTTAGAGGCGATTGCGCGGCACAATAGTTTCACCCGTGCTGCCGAAGAATTGAACCTCACACAGCCGACAGTATCCCAACAAATGAAGCAACTGACTAAAATTGTTGGGATACCTTTAGTAGAACAATTAGGTAAACGCTTTTATCTGACAGAAGCAGGTAAAGAAGTGCTTGCCGCCAGTCAAGAAATTTCGGGTCGCCTCGAATTACTCGAAAACAGTCTGAATGAATTAAAAGGTTTAGAAAAAGGCCACTTGAGCCTAGCCACGACGACGACAGCTAAGTACTTCGTACCGAGACTGCTGGGTACCTTCAAACGACAGCATCCAGCCATCGAGCTGAGTCTCAATATTACCAATCAAGCCCAAGTACTCGATCGACTCGCTCACAATCAAGACGATCTGTATTTTACGGGCAGACCGCCCAAAGAACTTGATATCGAATTGCGCCCCATCTTACCCAATCCCTTAGTTGTAGTCGCTCCTATCAATCATCCGCTCGCCCGCGAGCAAAAAACGATTTCGCTCAAGCGATTGGCTCAAGAGCCATTTATTATGCGCGAATCTGGCTCTGGGACTCGTGCCATCGTCGAACAATTTTTCGCCGACAATCGTCTGGAAATAAAGACCGTGATGGAAATGAGCAGCAATGAAGCGATCAAA harbors:
- a CDS encoding LysR family transcriptional regulator, producing MKQATIHQLHVLEAIARHNSFTRAAEELNLTQPTVSQQMKQLTKIVGIPLVEQLGKRFYLTEAGKEVLAASQEISGRLELLENSLNELKGLEKGHLSLATTTTAKYFVPRLLGTFKRQHPAIELSLNITNQAQVLDRLAHNQDDLYFTGRPPKELDIELRPILPNPLVVVAPINHPLAREQKTISLKRLAQEPFIMRESGSGTRAIVEQFFADNRLEIKTVMEMSSNEAIKQGIVGGLGLSILSLHCLSLAVPGGPLTYLNVEGFPIQQQWYVIYPSGKQLSLAAQTFLDFLLDEGKAIVEGRLDHS